The Plasmodium brasilianum strain Bolivian I chromosome 6, whole genome shotgun sequence genomic interval CATTAATAGCAATTGTAATAGTAACTGTAATAGTAGTAACTATATcaatagtaatagcaataactatattaatagcaatagtaatagcaatataaatagcaatagtaatagcaatataaatagcaatagtaatagcaatataaatagcaatagtaatagcaatataaatagcaatagtaatagcaatataaatagcaataataagTACCCTAGCAACACCTTTTTTGAAGACAATACTCTTGATAAGAATCATATTACTAAactaaataatttgaaaaataaaacttataaCATGCAAAAAGATATAACCTTGTGCAATTCAAatgaaatacaaaatattaatgtcaatgtgtgtaataatttttttgtgaatGATGTCAAGATATTTCCACCTCCAAATAATGAGATGAATACAACTCAAAATGTGCAAGCTTATAAAAATGGTAATTCcatttatccttttaaaaaaacaaaaagtgGAATGCAGTTGTGTGATAAAAGCAGAAACATAAGTTCTTTTTTAAACGAAATTTGgtataatagtagtaacaatACTGGCAAAAACGATAtgcatattaataaaagagaTAATGTTTACAATGATGATGAAAAGAGCAGCAACAGTAAAAACAGTTGTAACAGTAGTAACAGGAATGGTGGCAGTATTCATAGCAGCATCAACAACAATATCAATAATATCAACAACAGAATCAATAACAATATCAACAACAATATCAACAACAATATCAACAACAATATCAACAACAATATCAATAACAGAATCAATAACAATATCAATAACAGAATCAATAACAGCATTAACAACAGCATCAGTAACAGTAACGATGATATcaaatataactataatgCGCAAGATGCTCAAACAAAAGAGATGACTAATCTTAACCAAATTAAAAGAGATTTTTTCTctaaaaaaagtgtaaataATTGCGACAACGATGAAAGGGAATATAACAGTAGGAATTGGgcaaacatatataacaataattttaGTATTAATTTTGAACATGAGGAACTCCGCAATGTGTTCACGAATAGTATTAGcaataatagcagtaatgataatagtagtagtagtagtagtagcaatAATAGGAATAATAGGAATAACTACAACGATAATAGCAACAGCAGCAATGGGAATAGcagtagtaacaataatagcttaaaaaatatgcagcTCTTTTTCACCTTTTTAAACACATACGCAAAGGAACACTCATTAAATATAGATGATTATgttaataaggaaaatatgCAATTGCATGAAGTGCTAAATGGTAAATATGACAATCAagtggataaaaaaaaattagattatttattaatagcacatctattaataaataaggaaaataagaaacaaaatgaaatacaaaatgaaagACGAAATGGAATACATAATGaaacacaaaataaaatacaaaataaaatacgaaATGGAacacaaaatgaaaaatcacTTGAAAAAACGAACGATAAAGaacaagaaaattataactcCATTTCTCGTTTAAAACAAAGTGAAGTTGGTCATATGGTGCATTCAGGAAATACCGATATATGTTGTTCTAATAATTTGAACTCAAGTTTTTACGAACGTAAGGGCccatgtaaaaataatatacttgAACAAGTAAATGCAAATTACGCAGAATACAATAACGACAAAATAGATCGTTACTTAaacgatatatatatgtatggtGATTATATGAACAAGTATAGTTATGATAAATCTATGTTTACTAATGAAAtgaataatgatgataaaaacattaataaatgaaatgaaacCATGTGATaacaacaaaataacaagtttatttttccaattttgAGAATAGTactactaatatatatacgttatatcacaataataataataaaaagatgaTCATAAGAAATGTCAgtaaatattatacaaatCAAATGTCAAAACGTTAGCAGGGGTTTCTTTGTATTATTACTATACAGTAAAAAcatggaaaataaataaataagtaatcAGGTAGATGGGTGGATGAATAGATGAATACATAAGTAGACAAATAGATGGATAAATAAatgcttaaatatataagaaaaacaaaatgaacgTTCCTCTTATGTTAATTACGTAATTGCACATATTGgtaaatcattttttaaattattaaaatgtgaGTTGTAATACTACGAGAAGAATATAGTTCTATGTCTTATATTACGCTATgtcattattaaaaaattttacggattatgtaaaattatacatgATTAAAAATAGGCCTGACTTcgtacaatatatatatatatatatatatatatatatatatatatatatatgcatacatacatatgtacacacatatgtacacacatgcGTACATACAAACACACATACAAACACAAATACAAACACACATACAAACACAAATACAAACACACATACAAACACACATACAAACACACATACAAACACAAATACAAACACACATACAAACACACATACAAACACacatacaaataattaaaatttatgtagatgatattagaaaaattcCACATAcgattttataattattaatatattcttaagTGTAAAGCtactttaaatattttagtgtttaatttttttaaatgaatattacaccattatatatgtatatatatatatatatatatatttttgtgtatgtgcatatgcgCGCGCATACGTTCCTTATTTGCTTAGCAAAATATGTCCAATTTGTCCATTTTACAAACCACATATTTTCTCCCCTATTTTGCCCTCgagacatatatatatatacattccttacgttaataaaatatgtatttgcatatatatatatatatttgtatgatttaaaataagtggtattatataatattttataatattttatagtatTTTACAGTAATTTATAGTATTTTACAGTAATTTATAGTATTTTACAGTAATTTATAGTATTTTACAGTAATTTATAGTATTATACGGTAATTTATAGTATTATACGGTAATTTATAGTATTATACGGTAATTTATAGTATTTTATAGTAATTTGTAgtatttcataatattttataaataaaataatatatttattcatatgtgATTGTGGtacatttgtatttattttttaatattatttaaaactaACATACAAAGGGTAtcctaattttatattaacgtGCTATggtatcatatatatacatacgtgcacATTCTGCAATACTAGTTTCaattatgaatttataataacataCATGTAACCTGTTTACatgattaatttttatattatttgtgaaatatttttaaatgttatgcttaatttttatttccttttccttttccttttccttttttttttttttcttttattaatctCTTCCAAATATACGTAGAAAAGGAAAACTTCCTGCTCGGAAATGACCCGTTTtcgtattatttatttactttttttttattttgaaaaatggtTAACTTTcttaatgtttttaaatttatattagagttaatttaataaaataaaaaaaaaaaaaaggaacaagtAGTGAAGAATGAAGCATAAGACGGTTAGAATGAAGCATAAGACGGTTAGAATGAAGCATAAGACGGTTAGAATGAAGCATAAGCGGTAAAGAATAAGGAATACGGAATAggcatattttaaataaaacatttttactctttttttatctcttaaaaagaaaaaaaaaaaaagtctacTCCTCAGCCTTATTTTTTGCGAAGGTTACTTCTACAATGTCTTTTGAATAAACAGATCTACCTAGATCATTGTGAATAATTCGAGcagtaaatttaaaatttttattattattaacataatcCAAAAAACTATTTGAGCCTGCTCCGTCTTCAAATCCAAAATAGTACGACTTGGTGCCAAAATATgctttcccattttttttcatattttttttcaaaacttttaaaatgctataataattttctctcctatataatatttcatttccaataataaaatcaaaaGAATTCAactccattttttttaatgttttatttaacttATTCCATGGTTTATTAACAACTGAACATGTAATGTCTTCACCGCTTATCTTCATATAGCTCTTTTTCTCCcctaacttttttttctttagttttatattcaaattcctttttatatttggtaataa includes:
- a CDS encoding methyltransferase, with translation MYEVYYLNKEEQFQKTKENDEIESSLILKNRCIDVKKKKKLVKENMYEGGYTIWECTWDMLKFLHREKFDFKNKNVLELGCGHGLTGIKILLDKGNVVFQELNKEVINDILLPNIKRNLNIKLKKKKLGEKKSYMKISGEDITCSVVNKPWNKLNKTLKKMELNSFDFIIGNEILYRRENYYSILKVLKKNMKKNGKAYFGTKSYYFGFEDGAGSNSFLDYVNNNKNFKFTARIIHNDLGRSVYSKDIVEVTFAKNKAEE